Proteins from a genomic interval of Sporolactobacillus sp. Y61:
- a CDS encoding DUF1672 family protein, translated as MINSTDHPDTSQQKEEASSSPYMPVQDYIGQGYSFKNGEEEDAFAKTHKNEIVEQVDRFFKEKYQLEVTTHHLVGAKNAVVAFVESRGEPHFHTSVIVPVDLEHQQVTSDVWAYEGKVEGAIMTGLYVMAYEKEFKRLDQFVQSVAEKYPVTGMREEAVTFKDSGYSTPYYYMSAFHDAFLEAYEAYMNDHQISNESLRKLIKKVPFNPDNLGIGLTFYMGKKQVSDKQMADKIIDAFKKFKGVAPASYAIFINSNEIRKTTGMARNKVGTIVGKTDIIKKP; from the coding sequence ATGATAAACAGCACGGATCATCCAGATACATCACAGCAGAAGGAGGAAGCAAGCAGTTCACCATATATGCCTGTCCAGGATTACATCGGACAAGGTTACTCATTCAAAAACGGTGAAGAAGAAGATGCCTTTGCGAAAACGCATAAAAATGAAATTGTGGAACAGGTGGATCGGTTTTTCAAAGAGAAATATCAGCTCGAAGTGACGACACATCATCTGGTAGGGGCGAAAAATGCAGTTGTAGCCTTTGTCGAATCGAGAGGTGAGCCGCACTTTCATACTTCAGTAATTGTTCCCGTGGATCTTGAGCATCAACAAGTAACAAGTGACGTTTGGGCGTATGAAGGAAAAGTAGAAGGGGCGATTATGACTGGTCTTTATGTGATGGCTTATGAGAAAGAGTTTAAAAGGCTGGATCAATTTGTCCAGTCCGTTGCGGAAAAATATCCGGTTACGGGCATGCGGGAAGAAGCTGTGACTTTTAAAGATTCGGGATATTCGACTCCATATTATTATATGAGTGCTTTTCATGATGCTTTTCTAGAGGCATATGAAGCTTACATGAACGATCATCAAATATCGAATGAATCTCTGCGAAAGTTAATAAAAAAAGTACCTTTTAATCCTGACAATTTAGGTATTGGTTTAACATTTTATATGGGAAAAAAACAGGTATCTGATAAACAAATGGCTGATAAAATTATTGACGCATTTAAGAAGTTTAAGGGAGTCGCACCGGCTAGTTATGCCATATTCATAAATAGCAATGAAATTCGGAAAACAACAGGTATGGCACGAAATAAAGTGGGAACGATTGTTGGGAAAACCGATATTATTAAAAAGCCATAG
- a CDS encoding MBL fold metallo-hydrolase — MKISVLGGGSEIGASCLHIQIGATSLIVDAGMRVHGEELMPAIGMLDHLNKPDAILVTHAHADHIGALPVIHRIYPDVPIFATPPTADLMQIMMRDSFKIMTQRCMEARMLIPYTKEQMEETLRAVRLFPASGQIAFGETKVTLHRAGHILGAVMFSIEGDGEKLLVSGDLSFKAGRTIPGAEVPVASRPDALIIESTYGNREHSDRNTEEKRLADNVAEVIAGGGFALIPAFALGRAQEVLLILQDYMDRGLIPRFPIYVDGLVTPISKIYRRYPQYLKGPVAHRIRVHGDAFLTEGRCIAVKPKDREQVLKGKPACIVASSGMLIGGASVWYAERLVNHEKNAIFITGYQDEESPGRKLLSLAEGESRELELNGTVHQVRCRVGKYGLSAHGDAGELLRFISMVRPAKTLIVHGDDDARLALNERIEPRHHPVLTENGELYTVSARAKATGSFSPGKNSRHQPLKEKVGQLLLYKKEADHALQLALCTGFYPKTQSLTCRTPKGEAVRLSLEQVCETIGPWNRSFDLLQEEADAVFTFSRPFLQTINWANGKDGRYPFESIAAQVLPEDDLKPRLALALALQSLPEDSRKVDEGKTIYTLTREYLNRLAHLDLPIQAIKMNATKAMDYIRNMLSDDPHFIRCGADALGTADEHLTLYFDFPAIIDSAKRADLSHRIKEGTGWSIHFSDSVRVDRLQKKIHDLFGTSGSASVYLDQRTASLPVKRPHDADSRLQQLKDETGFSLIFKGEQNHATVPGQADNQTDFYRSKTPSPRLENNQAIHEAGVWAKERSITLYKASMKQSQGKPYMEVHFVTPEIARRHETDMEELSWRTGLPVTYAKNPKQNEIIRMVSEHIPDGWGMKKNPSLHIAQTEVMVKLSVQPPEDELQHVCDKIDQLTGYRLIVEVR; from the coding sequence TTGAAAATAAGTGTGCTTGGCGGGGGCAGCGAAATTGGTGCCTCCTGTCTTCATATTCAAATAGGCGCGACCAGTCTGATCGTTGATGCCGGGATGCGGGTTCATGGTGAGGAACTGATGCCGGCGATCGGGATGCTGGATCATCTGAATAAGCCGGATGCGATTTTGGTGACGCATGCCCATGCTGATCATATTGGTGCGCTTCCTGTTATACATCGGATTTATCCGGATGTTCCGATTTTTGCGACGCCGCCGACGGCCGATCTGATGCAAATCATGATGCGCGACTCTTTTAAAATCATGACGCAGCGGTGCATGGAGGCGCGGATGCTGATTCCGTATACAAAGGAACAGATGGAAGAAACACTGCGCGCGGTCCGGCTTTTTCCGGCAAGTGGTCAGATCGCTTTCGGAGAGACGAAAGTGACGCTCCACCGGGCCGGTCATATCCTCGGTGCGGTGATGTTCAGTATCGAGGGCGACGGAGAAAAACTGCTGGTCAGCGGAGATCTGAGCTTCAAAGCGGGACGCACCATACCGGGTGCAGAAGTCCCCGTCGCAAGCCGGCCGGATGCGCTGATTATTGAATCGACATACGGAAACCGGGAACATTCGGACCGGAACACGGAAGAGAAAAGGCTTGCCGACAATGTCGCTGAAGTGATTGCAGGTGGCGGTTTTGCCTTAATTCCGGCCTTTGCTCTCGGGAGGGCGCAGGAAGTCCTGCTGATTCTGCAGGACTACATGGATCGCGGACTGATCCCCCGGTTCCCGATTTATGTCGACGGTCTGGTGACGCCGATCAGTAAGATATACCGCCGATACCCGCAGTATCTGAAAGGACCGGTTGCACATCGGATCCGCGTGCACGGTGATGCTTTTTTAACTGAGGGGCGCTGCATTGCGGTCAAGCCGAAAGATCGTGAGCAGGTACTGAAGGGAAAGCCGGCATGTATCGTTGCTTCATCCGGGATGCTGATTGGCGGGGCCAGTGTCTGGTACGCCGAACGCCTGGTCAATCACGAAAAAAATGCGATTTTTATTACCGGTTATCAGGATGAGGAAAGTCCGGGGCGGAAACTGCTCAGTCTGGCAGAAGGGGAGAGCCGGGAACTGGAGCTGAATGGAACCGTCCATCAGGTGAGATGTCGTGTGGGTAAGTACGGCCTTTCTGCCCATGGGGATGCCGGAGAGCTGCTCCGCTTTATCAGCATGGTCCGTCCGGCAAAGACGCTGATCGTCCACGGTGACGATGACGCGCGCCTTGCCTTAAATGAGCGGATCGAACCGCGTCATCATCCGGTGCTGACTGAGAATGGTGAGCTATATACCGTATCAGCCCGGGCAAAGGCGACAGGTTCATTTTCTCCGGGCAAAAATAGCCGTCATCAGCCGCTTAAGGAAAAAGTCGGCCAACTGCTTCTCTATAAAAAAGAGGCGGATCATGCGCTTCAGCTGGCGCTCTGCACCGGCTTTTATCCAAAGACGCAATCACTGACCTGCCGGACACCAAAAGGGGAGGCGGTTCGCCTGTCACTCGAACAGGTTTGTGAGACGATCGGTCCCTGGAACCGTTCGTTTGATCTGCTGCAGGAAGAAGCAGATGCAGTGTTTACTTTTTCACGTCCTTTTCTGCAAACGATTAACTGGGCGAACGGTAAAGACGGCCGCTATCCTTTTGAGTCAATCGCTGCACAGGTTCTGCCTGAAGATGACCTGAAACCGCGTCTGGCGCTCGCACTGGCCCTGCAGAGTCTGCCTGAAGACAGTCGAAAAGTCGATGAAGGAAAAACCATCTATACCCTGACACGTGAGTACCTGAACAGGCTGGCACACCTCGATCTGCCCATTCAGGCGATCAAAATGAACGCGACGAAAGCAATGGACTATATTCGGAATATGCTCAGTGATGATCCTCATTTTATCCGCTGCGGGGCTGACGCACTGGGGACAGCTGATGAGCATCTGACGCTGTACTTTGATTTTCCGGCCATCATCGATTCTGCAAAGCGGGCGGATCTGAGTCATCGTATAAAAGAGGGAACCGGCTGGTCTATTCACTTTTCGGATTCTGTGCGGGTGGACCGCCTTCAGAAAAAAATCCATGACCTGTTCGGTACCAGCGGCTCAGCCTCGGTTTATCTGGATCAGCGGACGGCCAGCCTGCCGGTCAAGCGGCCTCATGACGCGGATTCACGGTTGCAGCAGTTAAAGGATGAAACCGGGTTTTCACTGATTTTTAAAGGAGAACAGAATCATGCGACTGTTCCGGGTCAGGCGGATAACCAGACTGATTTCTACCGGTCAAAGACCCCTTCGCCCAGGCTGGAAAATAATCAAGCGATCCACGAAGCCGGCGTCTGGGCTAAAGAACGCAGCATTACCCTGTATAAGGCGAGTATGAAACAATCCCAGGGTAAACCGTATATGGAAGTCCATTTTGTTACCCCGGAAATAGCCCGCCGGCACGAGACGGATATGGAGGAACTTTCCTGGCGTACCGGCCTGCCGGTTACTTATGCCAAAAATCCGAAACAAAATGAAATCATTCGCATGGTGTCCGAGCATATCCCGGATGGATGGGGGATGAAGAAAAATCCATCCTTACATATTGCTCAGACCGAAGTGATGGTTAAACTTTCGGTCCAGCCTCCGGAAGATGAACTGCAGCACGTCTGCGACAAAATTGACCAGCTGACCGGATACCGCCTGATTGTGGAAGTTCGATAG
- a CDS encoding DUF3298 and DUF4163 domain-containing protein, whose product MKRQLFIALTLALSLAVAGCARTNWSGESVNHIQEQKQEQDYEQKQNQKPGPKDIQENPRIEKHHYRTKDLEYPQIDGMVNRNAQEKMNQKLQTYVRKVYSDRIKILSQYEKDKKEFEPDAGAELPPYYSTLNYEVKYLSSEKISLLLINDIGTGGVHGNPQGTVFNFNVKTGKEVPLEDNFSSEKYLSQARHFAISYLAAHPDKYRLYDSKSFGPDDITSYYWTKEGMDFLFPPYAVAPYAAGFVSLPIPDYLMDSPDYRSLDEVNNKQKLIAAQPSFSSYQGNWAQSVGPVEQVAVNLTFSEGMPATVNINAMFGDEATTTGDMYVLFDKNGKAKADFTSKSYTAAMDAIGEPKNGKAVITLNNDTITVTVSYPAGGEDGKLKAGTYHLEKKSAETQDIIY is encoded by the coding sequence ATGAAAAGGCAGCTTTTCATCGCTTTAACACTCGCACTGAGTCTCGCTGTGGCAGGCTGTGCCCGGACGAACTGGTCCGGAGAGAGTGTGAACCACATTCAGGAACAGAAGCAGGAGCAGGATTACGAACAGAAGCAGAATCAAAAACCAGGTCCGAAAGACATACAGGAAAACCCGCGTATTGAGAAACATCATTATCGGACAAAGGACCTCGAATATCCGCAGATTGACGGAATGGTCAACAGAAATGCCCAGGAGAAAATGAATCAGAAACTCCAGACTTATGTAAGAAAAGTCTACTCTGACCGGATCAAAATTCTTTCTCAATATGAAAAAGATAAGAAAGAATTTGAACCAGACGCCGGTGCAGAATTGCCTCCGTATTATTCGACACTGAACTATGAAGTAAAATATTTATCTTCGGAGAAAATCAGTCTCCTCTTGATCAATGATATCGGTACCGGTGGTGTCCACGGAAATCCCCAGGGAACCGTGTTTAATTTCAACGTCAAGACGGGAAAAGAAGTCCCGCTTGAAGATAATTTTTCATCAGAGAAATATCTCAGTCAGGCCAGACATTTTGCCATCAGCTATTTAGCAGCTCACCCGGACAAGTATCGCCTGTACGATTCAAAATCTTTCGGTCCGGACGATATTACCAGCTACTACTGGACAAAAGAAGGCATGGACTTTCTGTTTCCACCTTATGCAGTCGCTCCTTATGCAGCGGGATTCGTCTCCCTGCCCATACCAGACTACCTGATGGACAGTCCTGATTACCGGAGTCTTGACGAGGTAAATAATAAACAGAAGCTGATCGCAGCTCAGCCATCCTTCAGCAGTTATCAGGGAAACTGGGCACAGTCTGTTGGTCCCGTGGAGCAGGTTGCAGTGAACCTCACCTTTTCGGAAGGGATGCCTGCAACGGTCAATATTAACGCCATGTTCGGAGACGAGGCCACAACGACCGGTGACATGTACGTTCTATTCGATAAAAACGGGAAAGCGAAAGCAGACTTTACCTCAAAAAGTTATACGGCGGCGATGGATGCGATCGGTGAACCCAAAAATGGAAAAGCCGTCATCACGCTGAATAACGATACCATTACCGTAACCGTCAGCTATCCTGCCGGCGGGGAAGACGGAAAACTGAAGGCGGGCACCTATCATCTGGAAAAGAAAAGTGCAGAAACTCAGGACATTATCTATTAA
- a CDS encoding IS1634 family transposase has product MYLRRVSRKNKDGRTVAYLQLAQNEWDSKAKYAKARVIYSFGREDQLDVDALRRLVESISRYLSPEEALRAQSEIGQAADFAFKASKRLGGVWTLDQLWKMLSMDQIIHELLAGRKHDIDVERLIFAMVANRALDPTSKLGLEEWIQDEVALPGLNEAHVHQFYRAMDLLLEMRSQLEEQVYFSTANLLNLEVDLIYFDTTSSYFEVEPQEAPEKENLRKLGYSKDKRPDLLQVVIGMAVTKEGLPIRCWVWPGNTADKTVVEEAKKDLVGWKLGRVISVMDRGFSTEDNLTTLQRAGGHYIVGEPMRSGKKIVDEAMSRKGRYQKVRNHLEVKEIVVGDGEKRQRFILAYNSKEAEKDKKQRERLVRDLEMALEDLHQLPEKKHTKAACALRSHKLYGRYLRQLKDGQLRINRQALRDAARYDGKYLIRTSDDTLSAEEVALGYKNLMAVENGFRTLKSTLCLRPMYHRIEDRIKTHVLLNWLALLLIRLAELKTGETWPKLKHTMDQMVLGKFSSKKGDFYQRTEITAKQHEIIKALGIKVPRKICRIDLKS; this is encoded by the coding sequence ATGTACTTACGAAGGGTTTCTCGAAAAAATAAAGATGGTCGTACAGTAGCCTATCTGCAGCTGGCTCAAAATGAGTGGGATTCCAAGGCCAAATATGCCAAAGCAAGGGTGATTTATTCGTTCGGTCGCGAGGATCAACTGGATGTTGACGCGCTCCGTCGGCTGGTGGAAAGCATTTCAAGGTATCTCTCTCCTGAAGAAGCCCTGCGGGCTCAGTCTGAGATTGGTCAGGCGGCTGATTTTGCTTTCAAAGCATCCAAAAGGCTGGGTGGAGTCTGGACACTGGATCAGCTCTGGAAAATGCTGAGCATGGACCAGATCATTCATGAATTATTGGCGGGTCGTAAACATGATATCGACGTCGAACGACTCATCTTCGCTATGGTAGCCAATCGAGCTCTGGATCCAACAAGCAAGCTGGGGCTTGAGGAGTGGATACAGGATGAAGTGGCACTGCCCGGACTCAATGAGGCACATGTCCATCAGTTTTACCGTGCCATGGATTTACTCCTGGAAATGCGCAGCCAGCTGGAGGAACAGGTTTATTTTTCGACAGCGAATCTACTGAATCTTGAAGTCGACCTGATCTATTTTGATACAACCTCGTCCTACTTTGAGGTTGAGCCCCAGGAAGCTCCGGAAAAGGAAAATCTGCGAAAGCTGGGCTATTCCAAAGACAAACGTCCGGATCTGCTGCAGGTGGTCATCGGCATGGCCGTTACGAAGGAAGGCTTGCCCATCCGATGCTGGGTCTGGCCAGGTAACACGGCGGATAAAACAGTCGTTGAAGAGGCCAAAAAGGATTTAGTTGGCTGGAAGCTGGGACGGGTGATCAGTGTGATGGACCGTGGCTTTTCCACGGAGGACAATCTAACGACGCTGCAGCGTGCCGGAGGGCATTATATTGTTGGTGAGCCCATGCGTTCCGGTAAGAAAATTGTGGATGAAGCGATGTCCCGCAAGGGACGTTATCAAAAGGTTCGCAACCATCTTGAGGTTAAGGAGATTGTCGTCGGGGACGGAGAAAAGCGGCAGCGTTTTATCCTCGCCTACAACTCAAAAGAAGCAGAGAAAGATAAGAAACAGCGGGAACGACTGGTTCGTGATTTGGAGATGGCTCTGGAAGACTTACATCAGTTGCCTGAAAAGAAGCATACCAAAGCGGCCTGTGCCCTGCGGTCACATAAGCTTTATGGTCGTTATCTTCGCCAGCTGAAGGACGGGCAGCTGAGAATTAATCGGCAGGCGCTTCGAGATGCGGCGCGTTATGACGGGAAATACCTGATTCGAACATCGGATGATACCCTGTCCGCAGAAGAAGTGGCGCTGGGATACAAGAACCTGATGGCTGTAGAAAATGGATTCCGAACCTTAAAGTCTACACTCTGTCTTCGACCGATGTACCATCGGATCGAGGATCGGATTAAGACGCACGTTTTACTGAACTGGCTGGCTCTGCTTCTTATTCGGCTGGCGGAACTGAAGACCGGTGAAACCTGGCCAAAACTGAAACATACCATGGATCAGATGGTTCTGGGCAAATTTTCTTCAAAAAAAGGAGACTTCTATCAAAGGACGGAAATCACCGCAAAACAGCATGAAATCATTAAGGCTCTTGGGATAAAGGTCCCTCGAAAGATATGTCGAATCGACCTTAAATCCTAG
- a CDS encoding DUF1672 family protein — MINSTDHPDTSQQKEEASSSPYMPVQDYIGQGYSFNNGEEEDAFAKTHKNEIVEQVDRFFKEKYQLEVTTHHLVGAKNAVVAFVESKGEPHFHTSVIVPVDLENQQVTGDVWAYEGEVEGAIMAGLYVMAYEEEFKRLDQFVQSITVKHPVIGKRQNAVNNTGSGYVTSNYYVSTMDINFPEAYKAYMSNQHISKENLRQLIEQQSFDPNGVLISLTFFMKEKHAAPDKKIADSVIEQFKSIKGIAPGNYGVFINSNDILKRTGTAKSEEGTTPAIDDIIIRPEK, encoded by the coding sequence ATGATAAACAGCACGGATCATCCAGATACATCACAGCAGAAGGAAGAAGCAAGCAGTTCACCATATATGCCTGTCCAGGACTATATCGGACAAGGTTACTCGTTCAACAACGGCGAAGAAGAAGATGCCTTTGCGAAAACGCATAAAAATGAGATTGTGGAACAGGTGGATCGGTTTTTCAAAGAGAAATACCAGCTCGAAGTGACGACACATCATCTGGTAGGGGCGAAAAATGCAGTTGTAGCCTTTGTCGAATCGAAGGGTGAGCCGCACTTTCATACTTCAGTGATCGTTCCCGTGGATCTTGAGAATCAGCAGGTTACCGGTGACGTTTGGGCGTATGAAGGAGAAGTCGAAGGGGCGATTATGGCTGGGCTTTATGTGATGGCCTATGAAGAAGAGTTTAAACGTTTGGATCAATTTGTCCAGTCAATTACAGTAAAACATCCGGTAATAGGTAAACGGCAGAATGCAGTAAATAATACAGGCTCTGGCTATGTAACTTCCAATTATTATGTTAGTACTATGGACATTAATTTTCCCGAAGCGTATAAAGCATACATGAGTAATCAGCACATTTCAAAAGAAAATTTACGTCAGTTAATCGAGCAACAATCGTTTGATCCAAATGGAGTGTTGATTAGTTTAACTTTTTTTATGAAAGAAAAGCATGCCGCTCCTGATAAGAAAATTGCTGATTCCGTTATTGAACAATTCAAATCTATAAAAGGAATAGCTCCAGGAAATTATGGCGTATTTATAAATAGTAATGACATTCTGAAAAGGACGGGGACGGCAAAAAGTGAGGAAGGGACAACTCCTGCCATTGATGACATTATTATAAGGCCAGAGAAATGA
- a CDS encoding alpha/beta hydrolase — protein sequence MVVNTQIKITNDQDLVYLSGFTVYQHPEVRKELKVNGNRYYVVNRTYDDPARHGLDAITVKDLQTGDVSIIYEGTQSEQGNLDLKTDIDLALNDSVTEQFKQAEVYYKEMEAIYGDIDHVAGNSLGGGLANYVAVRQDVHSVTLDPAMLPEDVADKYAVGKTNSHITNYYGNYDPLTLAQQAGGYDDRVPGEKVTIDFGVSWLRYLANNHTGYVSDKNGRMNQTITVGIEGTPSYGQIHFMADRQIVSDIWSGKTLTGSTAGSGPKIKLDKSSMSKLVHALDQVILADFQQSARYLDHSVQTIDYEGARLDDRQTEMKNGFERIMRQTAAPIFEEADRITRMHAIVVTTRDEARWIQGSWVTDMAFAGVWSLLGRLADQLYGVDHPLTQVALYRNDLVRTIIEAKYHKTPELLRGGTDEFLDGVVEELKAHYHIVSKNVKRVEQQITGFRNQVEQTLQAMDQADQSIAQALSQGSPLKASAHVEKTVSGNLESSHYLKQGMAIRREILEQNYQAFAQSVNARVGSLLAGLGFAVQFICGAIRAAIHEIRRCEGIAAFVHIPFTDLDHRIRRFLDNSGDDMQRLLHRTENLQEVLHYTQKNLPEILHAFKPYIEAALFGGTQYQAVIAYNHVALGILQNIRLQFKEVAWQLNQNESQAITTLSLNAQSIEHDLDTLVEQVRRGTWI from the coding sequence ATGGTTGTAAATACTCAAATTAAGATAACTAATGATCAAGATTTAGTGTATTTAAGCGGATTTACTGTATATCAGCATCCGGAAGTTAGAAAGGAACTAAAAGTTAACGGAAATCGTTACTATGTTGTCAATAGAACCTACGACGACCCCGCCCGCCACGGTCTTGATGCCATCACAGTCAAGGATTTGCAGACCGGCGACGTTTCCATCATTTACGAAGGCACGCAGTCTGAACAGGGCAACCTCGACCTTAAGACAGATATCGATTTAGCATTAAATGATTCTGTGACCGAGCAGTTCAAACAGGCTGAAGTCTACTACAAAGAAATGGAAGCGATTTATGGAGACATCGATCATGTTGCCGGCAATTCGCTTGGTGGCGGACTGGCCAATTATGTTGCGGTCAGGCAGGATGTCCATTCAGTCACACTGGATCCGGCCATGCTGCCTGAGGATGTGGCGGATAAATATGCAGTGGGAAAAACAAATAGCCATATCACCAACTATTATGGCAACTATGATCCGCTGACACTGGCACAGCAGGCCGGCGGGTATGATGATCGTGTGCCGGGTGAGAAGGTGACGATCGATTTTGGTGTCAGCTGGCTGCGCTATCTGGCGAACAATCACACCGGCTATGTTTCTGATAAGAACGGCAGAATGAATCAGACGATTACGGTCGGTATTGAAGGAACGCCCTCTTATGGTCAGATTCATTTCATGGCTGACCGGCAGATTGTATCAGATATCTGGTCCGGCAAAACACTGACAGGATCCACGGCCGGATCGGGGCCAAAAATTAAATTGGACAAATCGAGTATGAGCAAACTGGTTCATGCGCTGGATCAGGTCATTTTGGCAGATTTTCAGCAATCGGCCCGTTATCTGGATCATTCAGTTCAGACGATAGATTATGAGGGAGCCCGCCTCGATGATCGGCAGACAGAAATGAAGAACGGCTTTGAACGGATCATGCGTCAGACGGCAGCTCCAATCTTCGAAGAGGCTGATCGGATCACCCGGATGCATGCCATTGTGGTCACTACTCGAGATGAAGCCCGCTGGATTCAAGGATCATGGGTGACGGACATGGCTTTTGCCGGCGTCTGGTCTCTATTGGGCAGGCTGGCGGATCAATTATATGGAGTCGATCATCCTTTGACTCAGGTCGCCCTGTATCGGAATGATCTTGTTCGGACGATCATTGAGGCAAAGTACCACAAGACACCGGAATTACTGCGTGGCGGGACAGATGAGTTTCTTGATGGCGTCGTCGAGGAACTGAAAGCACATTATCACATCGTCAGCAAAAATGTAAAAAGAGTAGAGCAGCAGATAACCGGCTTTCGGAATCAGGTCGAACAAACCTTACAGGCCATGGATCAGGCTGATCAGTCGATCGCCCAGGCGCTCAGTCAGGGCAGCCCTCTGAAAGCATCGGCACATGTGGAAAAGACGGTAAGCGGGAATCTGGAGTCGTCACACTATCTCAAACAGGGAATGGCCATCCGTCGGGAGATCCTGGAACAGAACTATCAGGCATTCGCTCAGTCAGTAAACGCACGGGTTGGGTCACTTTTGGCTGGATTAGGCTTTGCCGTTCAATTTATTTGCGGCGCGATTCGGGCTGCAATACATGAGATCAGGCGATGTGAAGGCATCGCCGCTTTTGTCCATATACCGTTCACGGATCTGGATCATAGAATCCGCAGATTTTTGGATAACAGCGGAGATGACATGCAGAGACTGCTTCACCGAACCGAAAATCTCCAGGAAGTACTTCACTATACTCAGAAAAATCTTCCGGAAATCTTGCATGCGTTCAAGCCCTATATTGAAGCCGCCTTATTTGGCGGCACGCAATATCAGGCTGTTATTGCCTATAATCACGTTGCACTCGGCATACTTCAGAATATTAGACTGCAATTTAAAGAAGTCGCCTGGCAGTTAAACCAAAACGAGTCACAGGCGATCACTACCCTCAGCCTCAACGCGCAATCCATCGAACATGATTTAGACACTCTGGTTGAACAAGTCCGGAGAGGGACATGGATTTGA
- a CDS encoding 3D domain-containing protein → MRRNRMKKMAAIMLATGLVLPVTAGSTPAHAEQPAEKSNPVVPDEHKSYDSGALSEEVNGLWKEKATRWEQYNAKRAAAARAEEKKAEEQKAQQTVHKAEPAQQVRVNESKPKVNKSQSQVNKPAARPAAQPAQKKQVAQPVQKKPVAQPVQKKPAAQPAQKKPVAQPVQKKPAAQPAQKEQAAQPVQKKPVVHQEATQPQATAQTSQDKTKQTKAAPSQPAVKKAPQSSKPATRPVQKQTQPAARQVQQPQPTKQPVQRGQSGSFEVTGYALNGTTATGINLKENPNARVVAVDPSVIPLGSKVTISGLGTYTAADTGGAIKGNRLDVHFATNQQAINFGRQTRNVTVEH, encoded by the coding sequence ATGCGAAGAAACAGAATGAAGAAAATGGCTGCCATAATGCTGGCCACAGGACTTGTTCTTCCTGTGACCGCCGGATCCACTCCGGCCCATGCTGAGCAGCCTGCCGAAAAGAGTAATCCAGTCGTCCCTGATGAACATAAAAGTTATGACAGTGGTGCCTTGAGTGAAGAAGTGAATGGGCTCTGGAAAGAAAAGGCAACGCGCTGGGAGCAATATAATGCGAAGAGAGCGGCTGCAGCCAGAGCGGAAGAAAAGAAGGCAGAGGAACAGAAAGCGCAGCAAACGGTTCATAAAGCCGAACCTGCTCAGCAGGTCCGGGTAAATGAATCCAAGCCAAAAGTGAATAAATCACAGTCACAGGTAAATAAACCTGCAGCCAGACCGGCCGCGCAGCCTGCTCAAAAGAAACAAGTTGCACAGCCAGTTCAGAAGAAACCAGTTGCTCAGCCAGTTCAGAAGAAACCGGCCGCACAGCCTGCTCAGAAGAAACCAGTTGCTCAGCCAGTTCAGAAGAAACCAGCCGCACAGCCTGCTCAAAAGGAACAAGCTGCACAGCCAGTTCAGAAAAAACCGGTTGTGCACCAGGAAGCAACCCAACCGCAGGCAACTGCGCAAACGTCTCAGGATAAAACGAAGCAGACAAAGGCAGCCCCAAGCCAGCCGGCTGTCAAAAAGGCTCCTCAGTCATCGAAGCCTGCTACCCGGCCGGTGCAAAAGCAAACACAACCCGCCGCGCGCCAGGTTCAGCAACCCCAGCCGACAAAGCAGCCTGTTCAGCGTGGTCAGTCCGGATCATTTGAAGTGACCGGCTACGCTTTGAACGGGACAACGGCAACCGGGATTAATCTGAAAGAAAATCCAAATGCCAGGGTGGTTGCCGTTGATCCATCAGTCATTCCTCTCGGATCAAAAGTGACGATATCCGGTCTCGGTACGTACACTGCAGCTGATACCGGTGGTGCAATAAAAGGTAATCGGCTTGATGTCCATTTTGCCACGAATCAGCAGGCAATAAACTTTGGACGTCAGACGCGGAACGTGACCGTGGAGCATTAA